The following coding sequences lie in one uncultured Mailhella sp. genomic window:
- a CDS encoding pyruvate formate lyase family protein produces the protein MSICDTTCCMTGQEQRLADGRGQSSPRARTNKALEIIRSGRPKLDIERAVLFTESMKQTEQYPLVLRWGKAIRYVMEHIGVVIQEGELLVGTVGGPGRISPLYPELRCGWFPKGMPATQKKDAYAVRTEDMEVFMEKVVPYWKGKTAHEHYLTLLPKETRDIIYGDDDYGATGLMQDNSNINSTLNWSGVFDKIIYKGVLALKAEAEQRLAELQNDLVHNHYDKIPFLQAVIECYEGMLIYARRYAEKARELAAEEKDPVRKKELETIASNCEHVPAYPARNFWEAMQAHWFAQVAYRVEQQISGGVALHRFDQYMNPIYVKDLKEGNLTEDFALELLEAMWLKIAQVVPFSATNAGNYWEGYAHFENCTIGGVDKYGRDATNEMTYLIIRSKKEFPLHYPEVSLRVHSGTPHELLHAAAELVKEGCGFPKFFNDEAIITQLLVNGASIDQARDYSAAGCTEIRMPNIDTYLSLGGNINLAAALEMALNDGKAHFGPKYEKLMTPSVARKDIKSYEDIVSNLRECIDFYVRHFMKRMSALELTNKQCLAAPFMSSQSDVCMKNLTDIHQCLIPGGNHHDTGNVNFNGFGTCAESLCAIKKLVYDDHILSLDELLSAVNNDFEGQEPLRQLVLNAPKYGNNDPYADTVARNLDAMIMTLVHHYTSVFGEKYVKYVPVTSHVGLGNKTWATPNGRHAHTFLSEGISPTQGADINGPLCTMMSIANSTSRVYPNSCARLLNLKLNPQVVSGEKGTTDLMNLIRNFVDLKLWHVQIGIYNKEVLLKAREHPEDYKNLIVRVAGYSAYFVELSPSMQGEIIARTEHEMM, from the coding sequence ATGAGTATTTGTGACACCACTTGTTGCATGACCGGCCAGGAACAGCGACTCGCCGACGGCAGAGGTCAGTCCAGCCCCCGCGCCCGCACGAACAAGGCCCTGGAAATCATCAGAAGCGGACGTCCCAAGCTGGATATCGAACGCGCCGTGCTGTTCACGGAATCCATGAAGCAGACCGAACAGTATCCGCTGGTTCTGCGCTGGGGCAAGGCCATACGCTACGTCATGGAGCACATCGGCGTCGTCATTCAGGAAGGCGAACTTCTGGTCGGCACGGTCGGCGGCCCCGGCAGAATTTCCCCTCTGTATCCCGAACTTCGCTGCGGCTGGTTCCCCAAGGGCATGCCCGCCACCCAGAAGAAGGACGCCTACGCCGTGCGCACCGAAGACATGGAAGTGTTCATGGAAAAGGTGGTTCCCTACTGGAAGGGCAAAACCGCCCATGAACACTATCTGACCCTGCTGCCCAAGGAAACCCGCGACATCATCTACGGCGACGACGACTACGGCGCCACCGGCCTCATGCAGGACAACTCGAACATCAACTCCACCCTGAACTGGAGCGGCGTGTTCGACAAGATCATCTACAAGGGCGTGCTGGCGCTCAAGGCCGAAGCCGAACAGCGTCTCGCCGAACTGCAGAACGATCTCGTCCACAACCACTACGACAAGATTCCCTTCCTCCAGGCCGTGATCGAATGCTACGAAGGCATGCTCATCTACGCCCGCCGCTACGCCGAAAAGGCGCGCGAACTGGCCGCCGAAGAAAAGGATCCCGTGCGCAAAAAGGAACTGGAAACCATTGCCTCCAACTGCGAACATGTGCCCGCCTACCCTGCCCGCAACTTCTGGGAAGCCATGCAGGCCCACTGGTTCGCTCAGGTGGCCTACCGCGTGGAACAGCAGATCAGCGGCGGCGTGGCCCTGCACCGCTTCGATCAGTACATGAACCCCATCTACGTGAAGGATCTCAAGGAAGGCAACCTCACCGAAGACTTCGCCCTTGAACTGCTGGAAGCCATGTGGCTGAAGATTGCCCAGGTGGTTCCCTTCAGCGCCACCAACGCCGGCAACTACTGGGAAGGCTACGCCCACTTTGAAAACTGCACCATCGGCGGCGTGGACAAGTACGGCAGAGACGCCACCAATGAGATGACCTATCTCATCATCCGCTCCAAGAAGGAATTTCCCCTCCACTATCCGGAAGTCTCCCTGCGCGTTCACTCCGGCACGCCGCACGAACTGCTGCACGCCGCCGCCGAACTCGTCAAGGAAGGCTGCGGCTTCCCCAAGTTCTTCAACGACGAAGCCATCATCACCCAGCTTCTCGTGAACGGTGCGAGCATCGATCAGGCCCGCGACTACTCCGCCGCCGGCTGCACCGAAATCCGCATGCCCAACATAGACACGTACCTGTCACTGGGCGGCAACATCAACCTCGCTGCCGCTCTGGAAATGGCCCTCAACGACGGCAAGGCTCACTTCGGTCCCAAGTACGAAAAGCTCATGACGCCCTCCGTCGCCAGAAAGGACATCAAAAGCTACGAGGATATCGTTTCCAACCTGCGGGAATGCATCGACTTTTATGTTCGTCACTTCATGAAGCGCATGTCAGCTCTGGAACTGACCAACAAGCAGTGTCTGGCAGCTCCCTTCATGTCTTCCCAGAGCGACGTCTGCATGAAGAATCTCACTGACATCCATCAGTGCCTCATTCCCGGCGGGAATCACCACGATACCGGCAACGTCAACTTCAACGGCTTCGGAACTTGTGCAGAATCACTCTGTGCCATCAAAAAGCTGGTGTACGACGACCACATTCTCTCCCTCGACGAACTGCTCTCTGCCGTAAACAACGACTTTGAGGGGCAGGAACCTCTGCGGCAGCTGGTGCTCAATGCGCCCAAGTACGGCAACAACGACCCCTATGCCGATACTGTTGCCCGCAACCTCGACGCCATGATCATGACGCTGGTTCATCACTACACGTCCGTATTCGGAGAAAAGTACGTCAAGTACGTGCCCGTGACCTCTCATGTGGGCCTCGGCAACAAAACCTGGGCCACGCCTAACGGACGCCACGCGCATACCTTCCTGTCCGAAGGCATTTCTCCCACGCAGGGAGCCGATATCAACGGTCCGCTGTGCACCATGATGTCCATTGCCAACAGCACAAGCAGGGTCTATCCCAACAGCTGTGCCCGTCTGCTCAACCTCAAGCTCAATCCTCAGGTCGTCAGCGGAGAAAAGGGAACGACCGACCTCATGAATCTTATCCGCAACTTCGTGGACCTCAAGCTCTGGCATGTCCAGATAGGCATTTACAACAAGGAAGTGCTGCTGAAGGCCAGAGAACATCCCGAAGACTACAAGAACCTCATCGTGCGTGTGGCAGGCTACAGTGCCTACTTCGTAGAACTGAGCCCCAGCATGCAGGGTGAAATCATCGCTCGTACGGAACATGAAATGATGTAA